The region GTCGGCTATTTCGTGCTGTGGAACACTAAATGGCGGTCCTGACAATTCCTCTTGTGGGTAGTCTAGTGACACCAATAAAATTCGCCCACCGGGGTTAAGCAACTGCTTTAAACGCTCAGCGTAGGTAACACGCATAGATTGAGGTAGAGCAACTAAAGCCGCGCGGTCATAAACAAGGTCAACTTTATCAACGGGAGCAGTAAAAAAATCTCCGGTGTACAACGACAGTTCATCAAACTGATAGAGCTCATGATGGTGGTTTAACTTAGTGACTAATGGCGTGTAAAAATGCTCAGCAAAAAAGGCGCGCACAGCGATTTGGCTGAGCTCAACGCCGATAACGTCATTATGCTTTTCAGCCAACCAAACTAAGTCCTCACTTTTGCCACACAGAGGCACCAACACTTTCTCGTCACGTTTCGGCTGCAGTGCAGGCCAGAACTGAGTCAGCAGAGGATTCACATCGTTAAGATGAAAACCGATTTGGTTACTGGCCCATTTATTGTGCCAAAATTCAGGGTCGTTCATTGCGCTACTCTTGTTCCATTTTGGGGGCAACAGACTACCCTATTCCATTTTGTAAAGGTAGCCATTTTGTATCAAGCCTTGACACTTTTCGTTACATTCTCGCCTGGGAACCAATTAGCTGCGTAACGGTCTGATTAAATGTAGCTTTTAATATTGCTCACGCCAATAGACTGTCAGCTTTTGGTCAGAAGGATTGTAATCGATTTAGTGAGCCCCATATCTTAAGAGCAACACGCTCCAACTCCTAACGCCTTGGTGTCATAGAAACTTTTTGTTCCCATTTTGACCCAATAGCGAAAGCTAAGGAGAGTTATGAGCCTATTGTTACGCACGACCGCGATCATGCTGCTGTTGATCAGCCGCGCGCCTGCATTTGCAGCCATGTCGGTCGATACCAGCGCTAAGGAAGATCGTAGCGAATCGCAAAATGAAATCAGCTCAAGTGTCTTTCGTCATAGTTTGAGTGGTCTTTACGGTATTCAAAGCAACAACACTCGAGTGATTCAACCCTACAGCGACTTTACTGTGCTCTACAGTAAAGCTCACCAAGCACAACATGAATTGGAAAGTTTGTGTAAAAGTGCCGCCCTGCAAACCACCACATCCGTGCATTTCTCAGGCGTGAAATCAGAGCAACGTGCCTTAGATAAAATTGATACCGAGTTTAATGGTCAAGCAGAACGTATCACCGACCTTGCTCGCGCAACGATTGTTGCTGACGATGTGCCAAGCTTAGTTCGAGCTTACGAAGTGCTTAATCGCCAAGCGACCATAGTCAAAGTGAAAAACCGCTTTAAGCATCCTGCACCATCTGGCTATCGTGATTTGAACGTGCTCGTTCGTCTGCCTAAAACGCAAATCGTTGCTGAAGTTCAATTGCACTTGAAAGACATTGCCGCAGTGAAAAACGGGGCAGAACATGACATCTACGAACAGATTCAACAAATTGAGCGTAGAGCGTTAAAAGAGAATAGAGAGTTAAGTACCATGGAAATGGCACAAATAGAAAAAGTAAGACAGCAATCCCAGCAGCTATATCAGCAAGCCTGGCAACCTTATATTACAACTCAGCTGCAGGCCGCTTAACCTGAAATTCCCTATCAGAAATAAAAGCATACAGACCATGTCTCATGACATGGTCTTATGCTCGGTCCTTATTTGACGTCTTTTAGGTTCTCGACACGGGCTTTCAGTTTTTGCCCTGGGCGGAACGTTACGACACGTCGTGCGGAAATAGGAATGTCTTCCCCTGTTTTCGGATTACGACCTGGACGTTGATTTTTATCACGCAGATCGAAGTTGCCGAAACCAGAGAGTTTTACCTGTTCGCCGCCTTCGAGTGCTCGACGAATTTCTTCGAAAAACACCTCAACCGTTTCCTTGGCATCACGTTTGCTGAAACCTAATTTTTCAAACAGGCTTTCTGCCAAATCGGCCTTTGTGAGCGCCATAAAACTTCCCTCAAAGCTTAAGTCAATCTTGCTGTCTTTAGGACAGCGCCTTCGCAGCACTGAGCTGCTTTTTTGCCTTGCCGAATCAACAACATATCGGCTGCACTTGAAAAGTGTATGACAAGCTCATGATTTTCGCCAACTTTTTTCAACGGGGAAAATCGTTCTCTGACAAAAACTAGACGCATATAATTTGAAAAAGTCCAAAATTTGACGTTGAAACAGAGCTTAATTAAGACAATTATCAGATGATAATTCTTATAAAGCAATAATTTATAGTATTTTATATCATTTAAAACGAATTTAAAAATTTTCCCAGTCAGATCAAATTTTTAAATTCTCTAAAAAATCATAAGGTTACTTGACTCCATTCTAACAAAACACGGTGGTCAAGGTTGCGGCACAATAAAAAAAGAGGCTTCCATCGGAAGCCTCTTTTGCAAATTTGCGGTATAGATAACAAATTTAGTCGCGTAGTGTCGCGCCAAATTGTTCGCCAATCGCAGCCACAATAGCATCCACTGCTGTCGCAATATCTGCTTCTTCTAGAGTGCGTTCAGTTGATTGCAGGATAAGTGCAATCGCAAGGCTCTTCTTACCTTCCTCAATACCTTTACCTACGTAAACGTCAAATAGGTCAGCTTCTTTAAGAAGTTCGCCACCCGCTTGCTCACACGCTTTAACAATCACATCCGCAGCGACTGCTTCATCCACTACTACCGCGATATCACGACGGTTTGCAGGGAATTTAGACAGAGAAGCTGCTTCAGGAATGACGCGAGTCGCAATCGCATTCCATTCGATTTCGAACACGATAGTGCGGCCGTTCAGACCAAATTTACGTTCAAGTTCTGGATGAACAGTACCGATCACACCCACTTGTTTACCATCAAGGATAATCGCTGCTGATTGTCCTGGGTGAAGCGCTGGGTGTTTCACTGCAGCAAAGCTGTATGCACGACCGTTAGCAGTTAGCTCTAGAATCGCTTCCAAATCACCTTTTAGGTCGAAGAAATCAACGGTAGTGGTGGTTAGGTTCCAGTGCTCATCGTTTACCGTACCTGAAATCACACCCGCTAGCATTGGCTCTTGGCGCATGCCGTTTTCTGCAGATTGTTCAGGAGTAAAACGTAAACCGTATTCGAACAGGCGAACACGAGGTTGTTGACGTTTTTGGTTACGAACTACGGTGTTTAGCAGACCTTGAATTAGGCTCAAACGCATCGCTGACATATCGGCAGAGATTGGGTTTGGTAGCACTAACGGCTCAACATCTGGCACGATCAGTTTTTGTTGTTCAGGTTCAACGAAGCTGTAAGTGATGGCTTCGTGGTAACCACGGTCAACTAAAAGATCGCGTACACGTTTAAGAGGCAGATTCGCTTCTTTGTGTAGGTTCATGTTTAGACCAGCCACTGGCGCTTGGTTTGGAATGTTGTCGTAACCGTAGATACGGCCGATTTCTTCTACCAAATCTTGCTCAATTGCAATGTCAAAACGCCAGCTTGGCGCTTTCGCTGTCCAACCAGACTCTGTGCTTTCTACC is a window of Vibrio porteresiae DSM 19223 DNA encoding:
- a CDS encoding thiopurine S-methyltransferase; the protein is MNDPEFWHNKWASNQIGFHLNDVNPLLTQFWPALQPKRDEKVLVPLCGKSEDLVWLAEKHNDVIGVELSQIAVRAFFAEHFYTPLVTKLNHHHELYQFDELSLYTGDFFTAPVDKVDLVYDRAALVALPQSMRVTYAERLKQLLNPGGRILLVSLDYPQEELSGPPFSVPQHEIADLFADFDVTLLNCNDVDAAHPQRAKKGLSRFAETVWLIQS
- the ihfA gene encoding integration host factor subunit alpha; protein product: MALTKADLAESLFEKLGFSKRDAKETVEVFFEEIRRALEGGEQVKLSGFGNFDLRDKNQRPGRNPKTGEDIPISARRVVTFRPGQKLKARVENLKDVK
- a CDS encoding nucleotidyltransferase family protein → MSLLLRTTAIMLLLISRAPAFAAMSVDTSAKEDRSESQNEISSSVFRHSLSGLYGIQSNNTRVIQPYSDFTVLYSKAHQAQHELESLCKSAALQTTTSVHFSGVKSEQRALDKIDTEFNGQAERITDLARATIVADDVPSLVRAYEVLNRQATIVKVKNRFKHPAPSGYRDLNVLVRLPKTQIVAEVQLHLKDIAAVKNGAEHDIYEQIQQIERRALKENRELSTMEMAQIEKVRQQSQQLYQQAWQPYITTQLQAA